The sequence GCAGCTCGGCGCGACGCTGCTCCACCACGCGGCGCTGCGACGCGGCGCGGACCAGCTCGCGCAGGTCCTCGTCGGCGGCTCCGCGGCCCCAGTCGACGCTGTGGCTCCTGGACAGCGGCGGCGCCGGCACGAGCACGGGGTACCCGAACGCGGCGTCGGAGGGGACGTAGCGCGCGCACCCCGTGAGCCCCCGCACGTACAGGTCCCGCGCCCGGCCGAGCGCCCGCGCCGGCGCACGCCACAGCCACCGGAGCCTGCTCCCCCGGCTCATCCGGACCCCCACCACCAAGCGCCTGGAGTGGAAACTCCTGTCGAGGAACACCACCAAGCGGGAGAAGACAAAGCGCGCGGCCGGCGGGAGTGTGGATGTGAAGCGAACGAACTTATTAGTGCTGTATGAATATGATGGCAGAACGTTTGCTTTGG is a genomic window of Zea mays cultivar B73 chromosome 5, Zm-B73-REFERENCE-NAM-5.0, whole genome shotgun sequence containing:
- the LOC103625848 gene encoding uncharacterized protein; translated protein: MSRGSRLRWLWRAPARALGRARDLYVRGLTGCARYVPSDAAFGYPVLVPAPPLSRSHSVDWGRGAADEDLRELVRAASQRRVVEQRRAELRAVARSQSMAASLSMGRIDEDAPCELGAAAGDGPGALCPRSQSCVGDAAGRRALARRGHGKLVPSVV